One window of the Arthrobacter sp. D5-1 genome contains the following:
- a CDS encoding ABC transporter permease produces MSKLLSPNAGPASLPRRIMLQGRYETITMLRNGEQLILAIVLPLMALVGLVVTPLLDGLGGSRVDVATPGILALCAMSTAFTGQGIATGFDRRYGVLRFLSTTPLGRGGLIAGKILAVLVVLFLQVVVVGAIAALLGWQPRPEAWLPGLGLLVLGAAAFTALGLLVAGTVRPEATLAITNLLWILLGALGGIVVPSERLPGLLQGIVHFLPSGALGQALRDAFLMGAVPFPAVLVLLLWTVLAGAAAIRWFKWN; encoded by the coding sequence ATGAGCAAGCTCCTCTCCCCCAACGCGGGACCCGCATCCCTGCCGCGCCGCATCATGCTGCAGGGACGCTATGAGACCATCACCATGCTGCGGAACGGCGAACAGCTGATCCTTGCCATCGTCCTGCCCTTGATGGCTTTGGTGGGACTGGTAGTGACGCCCCTCCTGGATGGCCTGGGGGGATCACGTGTGGACGTAGCCACGCCGGGCATCCTCGCTCTGTGCGCGATGTCGACGGCCTTCACCGGGCAAGGTATTGCCACCGGCTTCGACCGCCGCTATGGAGTCCTCCGGTTCCTGTCCACCACACCCTTGGGCAGGGGTGGACTCATTGCCGGCAAGATCCTTGCCGTGCTGGTGGTTCTATTCCTGCAGGTAGTGGTGGTGGGCGCCATTGCCGCCTTGTTGGGGTGGCAGCCCCGGCCCGAGGCTTGGCTCCCCGGGCTCGGACTGCTGGTTCTCGGTGCCGCCGCCTTCACCGCCCTGGGACTGCTGGTAGCGGGCACGGTCCGCCCGGAAGCAACGCTGGCCATCACCAATCTGCTGTGGATCCTGTTGGGTGCGTTGGGCGGCATCGTGGTCCCGTCCGAACGACTTCCCGGCCTGCTCCAGGGCATCGTCCACTTCCTTCCGTCGGGCGCCCTTGGCCAGGCGCTCCGCGACGCTTTCCTGATGGGCGCCGTTCCATTCCCGGCGGTCCTTGTCCTTTTGCTGTGGACGGTACTTGCCGGCGCCGCGGCCATACGCTGGTTCAAGTGGAACTAA
- a CDS encoding non-heme iron oxygenase ferredoxin subunit, with protein sequence MSEETKGELVCNANDIQVKQALRVLIDDYPVAIVKDSMGEIHAIADTCSHADISLSEGEVEGCAIECWGHGSQFDLRSGQPLQLPAYDPVPVFAVTIDGDDVYVDVTNVVNGASVDHY encoded by the coding sequence ATGAGTGAAGAAACCAAGGGCGAACTGGTATGCAACGCCAATGACATCCAGGTCAAGCAGGCGCTGCGCGTCCTGATCGATGACTACCCCGTAGCCATCGTCAAGGACTCGATGGGCGAGATCCACGCCATCGCCGATACTTGCTCGCACGCGGACATCTCTTTGTCCGAGGGTGAGGTTGAAGGCTGCGCGATCGAGTGCTGGGGCCACGGGTCCCAGTTTGACCTCCGCAGCGGACAGCCGCTCCAGCTGCCTGCTTATGACCCCGTCCCTGTTTTCGCCGTCACCATCGACGGAGACGACGTGTATGTGGACGTGACCAACGTTGTGAACGGCGCCTCGGTAGATCACTACTGA
- the sufB gene encoding Fe-S cluster assembly protein SufB, translating to MTDQIAEKAVADGTVISEILEKNPELHGIGNYEYGWADKNDVGANARRGLNEEVVRDISSKKNEPEWMLDLRLKGLKYFDRKPMPTWGADLSGIDFDNIKYFVRSTEKQAATWEDLPEDIRNTYEKLGIPEAERSRLVSGVAAQYESEVVYHQIREDLEAQGVIFLDTDTALREHPEIFQEYFGTIIPVGDNKFASLNTAVWSGGSFVYVPKGVHVDIPLQAYFRINTENMGQFERTLIIADEDSYVHYIEGCTAPIYTSDSLHSAVVEIIVKKGARVRYTTIQNWSTNVYNLVTKRAICEEGATMEWIDGNIGSKVTMKYPAVYLVGEHAKGETLSIAFAGEGQHQDTGSKMVHIAPNTKSSIISKSVARGGGRAAYRGLVQVREGAKHSANTVRCDALLVDTISRSDTYPYIDIREDDVVMGHEATVSRVSEEQLFYLMSRGMPEDEAMAMIVRGFIEPIARELPMEYALELNRLIELQMEGSVG from the coding sequence ATGACGGACCAAATAGCAGAGAAAGCGGTAGCTGACGGCACTGTGATCTCGGAGATTCTGGAGAAGAATCCCGAACTGCACGGTATCGGAAACTACGAGTACGGCTGGGCCGACAAGAACGACGTAGGCGCAAACGCCCGTCGTGGCCTCAACGAGGAGGTCGTCCGCGACATCTCCTCGAAGAAGAACGAGCCCGAATGGATGCTCGATCTGCGGCTTAAGGGCCTGAAGTACTTCGACCGCAAGCCCATGCCTACCTGGGGTGCAGACCTCTCCGGCATTGACTTCGACAACATCAAGTACTTTGTGCGTTCCACCGAGAAGCAGGCGGCAACGTGGGAAGATCTTCCGGAAGACATCCGGAACACTTACGAGAAGCTGGGCATCCCGGAAGCTGAGCGCAGCCGCCTCGTCTCGGGCGTCGCTGCCCAGTACGAGTCCGAGGTGGTCTACCACCAGATCCGCGAGGACCTTGAAGCCCAAGGCGTCATCTTCCTGGACACTGACACCGCACTGCGCGAGCACCCGGAGATCTTCCAGGAGTACTTCGGCACCATCATTCCGGTGGGCGACAACAAGTTCGCATCGCTGAACACGGCTGTCTGGTCAGGCGGTTCCTTCGTGTACGTGCCCAAGGGTGTCCACGTGGACATTCCGCTGCAGGCCTACTTCCGTATCAACACGGAAAACATGGGCCAGTTCGAGCGCACGCTGATCATCGCCGATGAGGACTCCTACGTTCACTACATCGAGGGCTGCACGGCTCCGATCTACACCTCGGATTCCCTGCACTCGGCCGTTGTGGAGATCATCGTGAAGAAGGGCGCCCGCGTCCGCTACACGACCATTCAGAACTGGTCCACCAACGTGTACAACCTGGTCACCAAGCGCGCCATCTGCGAAGAGGGCGCCACCATGGAGTGGATCGATGGCAACATCGGTTCCAAGGTGACCATGAAGTACCCGGCCGTGTACCTTGTGGGCGAGCACGCCAAGGGTGAGACGCTGTCCATCGCCTTCGCCGGCGAGGGCCAGCACCAGGACACGGGCTCCAAGATGGTGCACATCGCACCGAATACCAAGAGTTCCATCATTTCCAAGTCCGTGGCCCGCGGCGGCGGACGTGCTGCTTACCGCGGCCTCGTCCAGGTCCGCGAAGGCGCCAAGCACTCGGCCAACACGGTCCGTTGCGATGCCCTCCTGGTGGACACCATTTCCCGCTCGGACACGTACCCGTACATCGACATCCGCGAGGATGACGTTGTCATGGGCCACGAGGCCACCGTTTCCCGCGTCAGCGAAGAGCAGCTCTTCTATCTGATGTCCCGCGGTATGCCTGAAGACGAGGCCATGGCCATGATCGTGCGCGGCTTCATTGAGCCGATCGCCCGTGAACTGCCCATGGAATACGCCCTTGAGCTGAACCGCTTGATTGAACTGCAGATGGAAGGGTCCGTCGGTTAA
- the sufD gene encoding Fe-S cluster assembly protein SufD, whose amino-acid sequence MTDITTEKARIGAPSAQPFINGFTEEGENLSPVNTGTNTSTTSEQPSAGPLAGASAKSHSHGGGVGIPDSSRAGRLTSYKLADFKPLNGLEEDWRFTPLKRLRGLHTDVLNGAAPAVSVTAPAGVVVETVGRNDQRIGQAAIPEDLVSANAWENFAEATVITVPAELQAESEVSVLITGAGEAPSAQHIVIVAERFSKGVVVLDHQGTAVVSENVEIIVEDGAELTVVSLQEWADNAVHASSQQAKIGRDAKFKHIVVSLGGDLVRVTPSTRFTAPGADVEMFGLYFADAGQHLEQRLFVDHAVANCKSRVLYKGALQGRNAHSVWVGDVLIRKEAEGTDTYEANRNLVLTDGARADSVPNLEIETGLIEGAGHASATGRFDDEHLFYLMARGIPEKVARRLVVRGFLNEIIQQIKVPAIEDRLTAAVERELAATDN is encoded by the coding sequence ATGACTGATATCACTACTGAAAAGGCGCGCATCGGCGCGCCCTCGGCCCAGCCGTTTATCAACGGCTTCACCGAGGAAGGCGAGAACCTTTCGCCCGTGAACACCGGAACGAACACCAGCACGACGTCGGAGCAGCCTTCCGCTGGTCCGCTGGCCGGCGCTTCGGCCAAGAGCCACTCGCATGGTGGCGGCGTAGGCATCCCGGACAGCTCCCGTGCAGGCCGCCTCACCTCCTACAAGCTGGCAGACTTCAAGCCCCTGAACGGACTTGAAGAAGACTGGCGCTTCACTCCGCTGAAGCGGCTTCGCGGCCTTCACACCGACGTCCTCAACGGCGCAGCCCCGGCTGTCAGCGTCACCGCACCCGCCGGCGTCGTTGTTGAAACCGTTGGTCGCAATGACCAGCGCATCGGCCAGGCAGCCATCCCGGAGGACCTTGTGTCCGCCAACGCCTGGGAGAACTTCGCCGAGGCCACGGTCATCACCGTGCCCGCCGAGCTGCAGGCCGAGAGTGAAGTTTCGGTCCTGATCACCGGTGCGGGCGAGGCACCATCTGCCCAGCACATCGTGATTGTGGCAGAACGCTTCTCCAAGGGTGTCGTAGTCCTGGACCACCAGGGCACCGCGGTTGTCTCCGAGAACGTGGAAATCATCGTTGAAGACGGTGCTGAACTGACCGTTGTCTCCTTGCAGGAATGGGCAGACAACGCTGTCCACGCGTCATCGCAGCAGGCAAAGATCGGCCGCGACGCCAAGTTCAAGCACATCGTGGTCAGCCTTGGCGGCGACCTCGTTCGCGTCACGCCGTCCACGCGCTTCACGGCTCCCGGTGCCGACGTCGAGATGTTCGGCCTGTACTTCGCCGATGCCGGACAGCACCTTGAGCAGCGCCTCTTCGTTGACCACGCAGTGGCCAACTGCAAGTCGCGCGTTCTCTACAAGGGTGCGCTCCAGGGCCGCAATGCCCACAGCGTGTGGGTCGGCGACGTCCTGATCCGCAAGGAAGCAGAGGGCACGGACACCTACGAGGCCAACCGCAACCTGGTCCTCACGGACGGTGCCCGCGCCGACTCCGTACCCAACCTCGAAATCGAAACCGGCTTGATCGAGGGTGCTGGCCACGCCAGTGCCACCGGCCGGTTCGACGACGAACACCTGTTCTACCTCATGGCCCGCGGCATCCCCGAGAAGGTTGCCCGCCGCCTGGTGGTCCGAGGCTTCCTCAACGAGATCATCCAGCAGATCAAGGTCCCGGCAATCGAAGATCGCCTGACCGCAGCTGTTGAGCGCGAACTCGCCGCGACCGACAACTAA
- a CDS encoding ABC transporter ATP-binding protein encodes MRSPESPVLTIDGLIKDVGPLASLDGKMLRVVSGLSLVAERGQVTALLGANGAGKTTTLECAQGLQKRTGGSISLLGADPDAAGADLRSRVGVMLQDGGLPPSARPIPLLRHVAGMYQNPMDVDALVERLGIGQFSRTSVRRLSGGQKQRLALAAALVGNPEILFLDEPSAGLDPQSRQMVFDLIAELRDAGMGIVLTTHLMDDAERLADYVYIIDGGHNVVEGTVAELLRHDHATDSPITDRTLYFDAPGGLDFAGALGPGLQLTETRSGSYSITGAITPKDLAALTAWWAERNIMPASLRLEARSLEDVFLDISGRDLR; translated from the coding sequence GTGCGCTCACCCGAATCCCCTGTCCTCACCATAGACGGACTCATTAAGGATGTAGGCCCCCTGGCCTCCCTTGACGGCAAAATGCTCCGGGTGGTCAGCGGACTGTCCCTGGTTGCGGAGCGCGGCCAGGTGACCGCCCTCCTCGGCGCCAATGGAGCCGGCAAGACCACCACCCTTGAATGTGCGCAAGGACTGCAAAAGCGGACCGGCGGGAGTATCTCGCTCCTCGGCGCGGACCCCGATGCGGCCGGCGCCGACTTGAGGTCCCGCGTGGGCGTCATGCTCCAGGACGGCGGGCTGCCGCCGTCGGCCCGTCCCATCCCGCTGTTGCGGCACGTGGCCGGTATGTACCAAAACCCCATGGATGTTGACGCGCTGGTGGAACGGTTGGGAATCGGCCAGTTCAGCAGGACCAGCGTCCGTCGGCTTTCCGGCGGCCAAAAGCAACGCCTCGCCCTGGCGGCAGCCTTGGTGGGAAACCCGGAGATCCTGTTCCTGGATGAGCCCAGTGCGGGGCTGGATCCGCAATCGCGCCAGATGGTTTTCGACCTGATCGCCGAACTTCGGGACGCCGGCATGGGAATTGTCCTGACCACGCACCTGATGGACGACGCCGAGCGTCTGGCCGACTACGTCTACATCATCGACGGCGGCCACAATGTGGTGGAGGGAACGGTTGCGGAACTCCTTCGACATGACCACGCCACGGATTCTCCCATCACGGACCGGACGCTCTACTTCGATGCTCCGGGCGGACTCGACTTTGCCGGCGCACTGGGCCCGGGACTTCAACTGACCGAGACACGCTCGGGAAGCTACTCCATCACGGGTGCGATCACACCGAAAGACCTTGCAGCGCTGACTGCCTGGTGGGCGGAACGGAACATCATGCCCGCCTCACTTCGGCTGGAAGCCCGCAGCCTCGAAGACGTGTTCCTGGACATTTCAGGAAGGGACCTCCGATGA
- a CDS encoding helix-turn-helix domain-containing protein, translating to MSSPTSMPSPRHAAAAGAFAAPHALPDADDRTRDRVLSAVLENGPVSAAELGDLLGFTPAAVRRHLDHLERSGVIEVKRVAKAGSGAGRPARRYVLSSQGQSTLGDDYLNIASSALRRLQELAGEEAVREYAEERFSDMERRYAPEVDAAGDDITARAMALSKALSRDRFVASAHSIEAKAPLPAALSSVQLCQGHCPIQRLAAEFPVFCDTETKVFSRLVGVDVRRLSTLAQGGHVCTTHIPTGRPAATASPDVAEQTGNPYQESNNQQERP from the coding sequence ATGAGCAGTCCAACTTCCATGCCCTCACCACGGCATGCTGCAGCGGCGGGGGCATTCGCTGCCCCACATGCGCTGCCGGACGCGGATGACCGTACAAGGGACCGGGTGCTGAGCGCCGTCCTCGAAAACGGTCCGGTGAGCGCCGCTGAACTCGGCGACCTCCTCGGTTTCACGCCGGCTGCGGTCCGCCGCCACCTTGACCACTTGGAACGCAGCGGCGTCATTGAGGTCAAACGTGTGGCAAAGGCTGGTTCCGGGGCGGGACGTCCCGCGCGCCGCTACGTCCTAAGCTCCCAGGGGCAGTCCACTCTGGGCGACGACTACCTGAACATCGCCAGTTCGGCGCTCCGCCGCCTCCAGGAACTCGCCGGCGAAGAGGCAGTCCGTGAATACGCGGAGGAACGCTTCTCCGACATGGAACGGCGCTACGCCCCCGAGGTCGACGCCGCCGGAGATGACATCACCGCCCGGGCCATGGCACTCTCCAAGGCCCTGAGCCGCGACCGCTTCGTGGCGTCAGCACACTCCATTGAGGCCAAAGCCCCGTTGCCGGCTGCGCTGTCCAGCGTTCAGTTGTGCCAGGGTCATTGCCCCATCCAGCGGCTCGCCGCGGAGTTTCCCGTTTTTTGCGATACCGAGACCAAGGTCTTCTCGCGTTTGGTCGGCGTCGATGTCCGGCGCCTCTCCACACTCGCGCAGGGCGGCCATGTCTGCACCACCCACATACCTACCGGGCGCCCGGCTGCCACGGCATCCCCAGATGTCGCAGAGCAGACCGGGAACCCGTACCAGGAATCAAACAACCAGCAAGAAAGGCCGTGA
- the sufC gene encoding Fe-S cluster assembly ATPase SufC, which produces MSTLEIKDLHVSIETEQGTKEILKGVSLTIKTGETHAIMGPNGSGKSTLASTIAGHPRYNVTSGTITLDGENVLEMSVDERARAGVFLAMQYPVEVPGVTMTNFLRTAKTAIDGEAPALRTWTKDVKAAMQQLRIDADFAQRNVNEGFSGGEKKRVEILQLELFKPKFAILDETDSGLDVDALKVVSEGVNRAHEEGNMGTLLITHYTRILRYIKPDFVHVFVDGKVVEEGGPELADRLEDEGYDRYAPGAGVAVAPAVQA; this is translated from the coding sequence ATGTCAACTCTTGAAATCAAGGACCTGCACGTCAGCATCGAGACGGAGCAGGGCACCAAGGAGATCCTGAAGGGCGTCAGCCTCACCATTAAGACCGGTGAGACGCACGCCATCATGGGCCCCAACGGCTCGGGCAAGTCCACTCTCGCCTCCACGATCGCCGGACACCCGCGCTACAACGTCACCAGCGGCACCATCACGCTGGATGGCGAAAATGTGTTGGAAATGAGTGTCGACGAGCGCGCCCGCGCAGGCGTCTTCCTGGCCATGCAGTACCCGGTAGAGGTTCCCGGCGTCACCATGACCAACTTCCTGCGGACCGCCAAGACCGCAATCGACGGCGAAGCACCGGCCCTGCGCACGTGGACCAAGGACGTCAAGGCTGCCATGCAGCAGCTCCGTATCGACGCCGACTTCGCACAGCGCAATGTCAACGAGGGCTTCTCCGGTGGTGAGAAGAAGCGTGTTGAGATCCTTCAGCTCGAACTCTTCAAGCCGAAGTTCGCCATCCTTGACGAGACCGATTCCGGTCTTGACGTAGACGCCTTGAAAGTTGTCTCCGAGGGTGTTAACCGCGCTCATGAAGAGGGCAACATGGGCACCCTGCTCATCACGCACTACACCCGCATCCTGCGGTACATCAAGCCGGACTTCGTTCACGTGTTCGTTGACGGCAAGGTTGTCGAAGAGGGCGGCCCCGAGCTCGCCGACCGTCTTGAAGACGAGGGCTACGACCGCT
- a CDS encoding COX15/CtaA family protein, with product MSTASRLPKTVQRFTSKLPTEVNKAVRRLALLSLIGQTVLVVTGGAVRLTASGLGCPTWPRCTNDSLVNTPEMGIHGFIEFGNRLLTFALAAVAALMLVYLWNLRKERRDLFILALGLLASIPAQAIIGGITVLSGLNPWVVGLHFLVSMALVVFATLLVNRAYGRTGGHMNRILPALPALARPVMLAVAVFSAVSVMLGVVVTGAGPHAGDADAPRNDLDWDLFSHIHAVPAYLITAGTLFAVYLVVRHKINGPFRTAAYLLLGVTLLQAVIGFTQYYNGIPALLVGAHMFGAAVLMSAATNAADLAKHSPVG from the coding sequence GTGAGCACGGCATCGCGCCTCCCCAAAACCGTTCAGCGGTTCACGTCCAAGCTGCCTACCGAGGTAAATAAGGCCGTCCGCCGGCTGGCTTTGTTGTCACTCATTGGGCAGACGGTCCTCGTGGTGACCGGAGGTGCCGTCCGCCTTACCGCTTCCGGGCTGGGCTGCCCCACGTGGCCGCGATGCACCAATGACTCGCTGGTCAATACACCGGAAATGGGCATCCACGGGTTCATCGAATTCGGGAACCGCCTGCTGACCTTCGCCCTCGCAGCCGTTGCCGCGCTCATGCTGGTGTACTTGTGGAACCTCCGCAAAGAACGCCGCGACCTGTTCATCCTTGCCCTGGGCCTGCTGGCAAGCATCCCGGCCCAGGCAATTATCGGCGGCATCACTGTTTTGTCCGGCCTCAACCCATGGGTGGTGGGCCTGCACTTCCTGGTCTCCATGGCTTTGGTGGTCTTCGCCACGCTGCTTGTCAACCGGGCCTATGGTCGTACCGGTGGCCATATGAACCGGATCCTGCCCGCGCTGCCGGCCTTGGCTCGCCCTGTGATGCTGGCCGTTGCTGTTTTCTCAGCAGTGTCGGTGATGCTGGGTGTCGTGGTTACTGGTGCCGGGCCTCATGCTGGAGACGCTGACGCACCCCGGAACGACCTCGACTGGGACCTCTTCTCCCACATCCACGCCGTCCCCGCTTACCTGATCACGGCCGGAACGCTGTTCGCGGTGTACTTGGTGGTCCGCCACAAGATCAACGGTCCGTTCCGGACAGCGGCATACCTGCTGCTCGGCGTGACACTGCTGCAGGCTGTCATCGGCTTCACCCAGTACTACAACGGAATTCCGGCTCTCCTGGTCGGTGCGCACATGTTCGGGGCAGCCGTCCTCATGAGTGCCGCTACCAATGCGGCCGACCTTGCGAAGCACAGCCCGGTCGGCTAG
- a CDS encoding ABC transporter ATP-binding protein/permease, with product MHLDIHEGEFVAIVGPSGSGKSTLLNVLGLLDRPTSGTYRIRGTDVAEFNERQREDRRAEVFGFVFQESHMVGRDAAARNAVLGLRARGIGFVVQKQLVMPVLDKFGLGHRAATPASLLSGGERQRLAIARAVIGAPKVVLADEPTGSLDTENGNIVIRHLRGLSDAGTTVAMVTHDPDIAAAADRIITMRDGAIVTDTGHSRGADPVPATSAAGPESTQRAFVRRRRHEAIDVVADALSALTVRPAKALLLIMAFLLGSGGLVAAIGLSQSASVKVSARIDAASSDEVRVTRAAGYASWEAVKSDLKASEGLNGVHDAGVIAELSSSVVQPSTFRPASFPEQPAFNGAVRIIDSAYLRVQGATVSYGDAALLDHSFGGPVAVLGQDAALQLGIARPGPGVVVWLYGQAVPVVGIVEDPGRDPVLPSAVMVGAGSYTLTSNVAASLVLRTSPGMPAAIAEALPKALNPAEPGIVEVQTVADLRELKQGIDTDLGRLVAIVSVILLAMAVLSAGTTMYLGVLARSSEIALRLALGMRRGMLASMFLTEGAAVGALGGAAGAAAGMGAVLAYAASEGWVAVIPWYASMWGLGAGLVSGTLSAVYPAILAMRSNPAHLIRA from the coding sequence GTGCATCTCGACATTCATGAGGGGGAGTTTGTCGCCATAGTCGGTCCCTCCGGTTCGGGAAAGTCCACGCTCCTCAATGTCCTGGGCCTTCTGGACAGACCCACGTCAGGTACATATCGCATCAGAGGTACGGACGTCGCCGAGTTCAACGAGAGGCAGCGGGAAGATCGGCGGGCCGAAGTTTTTGGCTTCGTCTTCCAGGAATCACATATGGTGGGCCGGGACGCCGCGGCCCGCAATGCTGTGTTGGGGCTACGTGCACGGGGCATCGGGTTCGTGGTTCAGAAACAACTGGTCATGCCGGTTCTTGACAAGTTTGGGCTTGGGCATAGGGCAGCAACCCCGGCGTCACTCTTGTCCGGGGGAGAGCGACAACGCCTTGCCATCGCCAGGGCAGTGATCGGAGCACCCAAGGTAGTCCTCGCGGACGAGCCCACAGGCAGCTTGGACACAGAGAATGGCAACATCGTCATCCGCCATCTGCGGGGGCTCAGTGATGCCGGCACCACGGTGGCCATGGTGACCCATGATCCGGACATTGCGGCAGCCGCAGACCGGATCATCACGATGCGCGACGGAGCGATCGTCACGGACACAGGCCACAGCAGGGGAGCCGATCCCGTTCCAGCAACATCAGCTGCAGGTCCGGAAAGCACGCAACGCGCCTTCGTTCGGCGCCGGCGCCACGAGGCCATTGATGTTGTTGCCGACGCGCTGTCTGCGCTGACGGTTCGTCCCGCCAAGGCCCTTTTGCTGATCATGGCATTCCTCCTTGGCAGTGGAGGATTGGTTGCGGCCATCGGACTCAGCCAGAGCGCCTCTGTCAAGGTATCTGCCCGGATTGACGCAGCCTCGAGCGACGAAGTCAGGGTGACCCGAGCGGCTGGTTATGCATCATGGGAAGCCGTCAAAAGCGATCTCAAGGCATCCGAGGGACTGAACGGCGTGCACGATGCCGGAGTCATCGCCGAACTCTCATCCTCCGTGGTGCAGCCATCAACATTCCGGCCTGCGTCCTTTCCCGAACAACCCGCTTTCAACGGAGCCGTCCGGATTATCGACTCAGCTTACCTGCGGGTCCAAGGGGCTACCGTCTCCTATGGTGACGCCGCCTTGCTGGACCACTCATTCGGAGGGCCCGTCGCCGTTCTGGGTCAGGATGCCGCCCTACAGCTGGGAATCGCAAGGCCCGGTCCCGGCGTCGTGGTGTGGTTGTATGGCCAGGCGGTCCCGGTGGTGGGAATCGTTGAAGACCCGGGACGTGACCCGGTACTGCCGTCAGCGGTGATGGTGGGTGCGGGGTCTTACACTTTGACCAGCAACGTGGCAGCCAGCCTGGTCCTTCGGACGAGTCCAGGGATGCCGGCAGCTATTGCAGAGGCACTGCCAAAAGCACTCAATCCTGCTGAACCCGGGATCGTGGAAGTACAAACGGTGGCCGACCTCCGGGAACTCAAACAAGGGATTGATACGGACCTCGGCCGGCTGGTGGCCATTGTCTCCGTCATCCTGCTCGCCATGGCCGTCCTCAGCGCCGGAACCACCATGTACCTGGGCGTGCTGGCGCGATCAAGCGAGATTGCACTGCGACTGGCCTTGGGCATGCGACGAGGAATGCTGGCGTCGATGTTCCTCACCGAGGGCGCCGCAGTGGGAGCCTTGGGCGGGGCAGCAGGCGCAGCAGCCGGAATGGGCGCAGTCCTGGCCTACGCGGCCAGTGAAGGCTGGGTGGCAGTAATTCCTTGGTACGCGTCCATGTGGGGCCTGGGGGCAGGACTCGTCAGCGGCACCCTGTCTGCCGTATACCCGGCGATTCTGGCCATGCGGTCAAACCCCGCGCACCTGATCCGGGCGTAG